A single genomic interval of Bacillus sp. es.036 harbors:
- a CDS encoding endonuclease MutS2, producing MQKRVLRLLEYDKVKERLGKHVSSSLGKQKVEQLTPLFSLEDVNHQLEGTEEGRKVIRLRGQAPLGGIRDIRQSVKRAEIGGTLNPSELLDISSTIYGGRRFKTFLENMIDDGVELPLLGGLVHQIIPETDLEKEINACIDQDGEVLDSASDALRRLRTQLRSFESRVREKLESLIRSSSTRKMLSDALVTIRNERYVIPVKQEYRGSFGGMVHDQSSSGATLFIEPQSVVSINNQLKEVKVKEKLEIERILTQLTGSVSEASHTLRHNVEVLADIDFIFARALYANELKATNPSMNDEGELEIRQGRHPLLPQDQVVPSSLYLGKDYSSLVITGPNTGGKTVTLKTAGLLTLMAQSGLHIPADEGSTMAVFQNIFADIGDEQSIEQSLSTFSSHMTNIVQILKNIDHNSLVLFDELGAGTDPQEGAALAISILDYVYNRGSRVIATTHYSELKAYAYNREGVMNASVEFDVETLRPTYRLLIGVPGRSNAFEISRRLGLMDDIIDDAKSQISSESNKVDRMISSLEDSQKQAELDRQGASDLRKEAESLKKDLESQLEKFEKQRERLFEEAEQKAAEEVEKAQEQAKRIIHDLRTFQKGAVKEHQLIDAQKQLEDAKPELRSSKPKPKKAQAKTYEPGDEVKVISFNQKGHIVEKVGKNEYQVQLGIMKMTVKANDLEAIKSKPAVERKPFVTVRGNNSQVKTELDLRGKRYEDAQMEVERYIDDALLAGYHQVSIIHGKGTGALRKGVHEWLKRHSRVKNLRMGGMNEGGGGVTVVELK from the coding sequence TTGCAGAAAAGAGTATTACGGCTACTTGAATACGATAAAGTAAAAGAACGATTAGGGAAACACGTTTCATCCTCATTAGGTAAGCAGAAAGTTGAACAATTGACGCCTTTATTTTCACTTGAAGATGTGAATCATCAGTTGGAAGGGACAGAAGAAGGAAGAAAAGTGATTCGCCTTCGCGGACAGGCTCCGCTAGGAGGAATACGTGACATTAGACAAAGTGTGAAGCGCGCTGAGATTGGTGGCACGTTAAATCCTTCTGAATTACTCGATATTTCCAGCACTATTTATGGAGGACGTCGTTTTAAAACCTTTCTTGAAAATATGATTGATGATGGTGTTGAGCTACCTCTTCTAGGAGGTTTAGTTCACCAAATTATACCAGAGACGGATCTTGAAAAAGAAATTAACGCCTGTATCGATCAGGATGGAGAAGTGCTCGATTCAGCGAGCGATGCATTACGACGCTTAAGAACGCAGCTGCGAAGTTTTGAGTCACGCGTCCGAGAGAAGTTAGAAAGTCTCATTCGCTCGTCAAGCACAAGAAAAATGCTTTCTGATGCGCTCGTTACGATTCGAAATGAACGCTACGTGATTCCAGTGAAGCAGGAGTACAGAGGTTCATTTGGTGGAATGGTTCACGATCAATCATCTTCGGGTGCAACATTATTTATTGAACCTCAATCGGTTGTTTCAATCAATAATCAGTTGAAAGAAGTAAAAGTGAAAGAAAAGCTTGAAATCGAGCGGATCTTAACTCAGCTAACAGGAAGCGTATCAGAAGCTTCTCATACGCTTCGACACAATGTCGAGGTGTTAGCCGATATTGACTTTATATTTGCACGTGCTCTATATGCAAATGAATTAAAAGCAACAAACCCTTCGATGAATGATGAAGGCGAACTTGAAATTAGGCAGGGCCGTCATCCGCTTCTACCTCAAGATCAAGTTGTACCTTCTTCCCTTTACCTTGGCAAAGATTACTCTTCACTCGTCATCACAGGGCCAAACACGGGAGGGAAAACCGTAACGCTTAAAACTGCTGGTCTTCTTACACTTATGGCTCAATCCGGATTACATATTCCGGCTGATGAAGGCTCCACGATGGCAGTTTTTCAGAATATCTTTGCAGACATTGGTGATGAACAGTCTATTGAACAGAGCTTGAGCACATTCTCTTCTCACATGACGAACATTGTTCAGATTTTAAAAAATATTGATCACAATAGTCTCGTTCTTTTTGATGAGCTTGGTGCGGGAACTGATCCACAGGAAGGTGCTGCACTAGCGATCTCAATCCTTGATTATGTGTATAACCGTGGATCGAGAGTGATTGCAACGACCCATTATAGCGAATTAAAAGCGTATGCTTACAATCGTGAAGGTGTTATGAATGCGAGTGTAGAATTTGATGTAGAGACGTTACGCCCTACCTATCGACTATTAATTGGCGTACCTGGTCGAAGCAATGCATTTGAAATTTCAAGACGCCTTGGCCTAATGGATGATATTATCGATGATGCTAAGTCGCAAATTTCTAGCGAAAGCAATAAGGTGGATCGAATGATTTCCTCCCTTGAAGATAGCCAGAAACAGGCCGAATTGGATCGACAGGGAGCGTCTGATCTAAGAAAAGAAGCAGAATCACTAAAAAAAGATCTGGAATCACAGCTTGAGAAATTTGAAAAGCAGCGTGAACGACTCTTTGAAGAAGCGGAACAGAAAGCCGCCGAAGAAGTAGAGAAAGCACAGGAGCAGGCCAAGAGAATTATTCACGATCTTCGTACTTTCCAAAAAGGCGCGGTAAAAGAGCATCAGTTAATTGATGCCCAGAAACAGCTTGAGGATGCAAAGCCTGAATTGAGGTCTTCAAAGCCGAAACCGAAAAAAGCGCAGGCAAAAACTTATGAACCTGGTGATGAAGTAAAAGTAATTAGTTTTAATCAAAAAGGACATATCGTCGAAAAAGTAGGAAAGAACGAATACCAGGTTCAACTAGGAATTATGAAAATGACGGTAAAAGCAAATGATCTTGAAGCAATTAAATCCAAGCCAGCAGTAGAACGAAAACCGTTCGTTACGGTGCGAGGAAATAATAGCCAGGTTAAAACGGAGCTCGATTTAAGAGGCAAAAGATACGAAGATGCACAAATGGAAGTAGAGCGCTACATTGATGATGCCTTACTTGCTGGATATCATCAGGTTTCAATCATTCACGGAAAAGGCACTGGAGCCCTAAGAAAAGGTGTTCATGAATGGTTGAAACGTCATTCGAGAGTAAAAAACCTTCGTATGGGTGGTATGAATGAAGGTGGCGGTGGTGTGACCGTCGTTGAACTGAAGTAG